TGGCCGGATGGGTGAAGTTGGAAGGCTGTCAAGCCGGTACTAAGCTCTCTGAGCAGGAGGCCTGAAGCCAACAGTATCTCAGATATGTATCGGTGATCTGGATTCGTGTTCTCGCACAGCGAGGCAATGTAGTCTGTCTGGGCTTCATCATGAGTCGAATTCAATCGTCTGAGCTTCTGAACCAAGTTATCAATACTCTGCAATTTCTTTCGACTGATCTCAGAAGGAAACTCCAAAACCTTTTCCTCGGTAGAATTAGCTTCTACAGAATCCCACATGTCTTCCTCGGTTTCATCTGATTTAGCAACTACATCATTTACGCCACCATAGaatcaaaaaaacaataattgatGAACAAAATTGTCAAGAATAAATCTTTAATCAACGACGTTTTAACAAGACAAAAATTCTTTTCCAATGCAGCAAGAGTTTGTCATTTCTATTTATTCATCTTACAATAATGGCGGGTTCTGAGGAAGAATTACAAATAACAACAGATTGATTtacaaaagaaaatcaagataCATCTATAAACAAAACGTTAGAGCTCTTAGTAGTTTACTTTAGCGGGTTTATTGTTCATGTTAGTGTCACATGACTCGCTAATCACTCTGCGAATCGCaaatcgaaaaaagcgaatttTGGTCCATTTTGAGCTAATCTCGAATCGAGACATGTGAAATTAACaggtgaatcatgtgacactggacTTCATGTGTCTTGATATTGTTTTGCAAATCAATTCAACGATTTCAATACCACATTTCCTCCGAGTTAAGTATCACAAAATTCTTAAAAGTATGTAAAGGACTTCACATGTCACATGAGAGGCGAAAATCAGAACTAGCGTTAGAAAGGGGAAAAAATTTTCACCTTCAAGAGTATGTGAAGATTGTTCAACGGGAGATGGAGAGCCCTCCATGTATGCAGAAGAGTCGAGCACAGAAACGGGACTTGGTTGTTCAGGAGCGATAGCAAGATCACCCACCATATGCTCTTCGCTCAACCTCAAGCTCACATCCTGAAACACAATTACATAATGTTCCTTAGACAAGGATTAGAATCTCGAAGGGTCAGATAAGGCAAGAAAACTTACGTCCTCTTTGGAAACCCAATGCTTATTCCCGGATGGGATATGTGAGATGCCCACTTCTGCAGGCTGCCGCAAGCCCTCTGTACATTTCCTCGACTCCAAACTCATATTCACGTCAGAATGCGATACATAGTCTTCTTGGCAGCCCAAATTTCTGGAATCGTCACATTTACCGCTTGATGGGTCATCATGCTGTTGCAAAGCACTGGTCTTAGTTGATCGGCGCCTTCCGCCAGGAGAACCAGCTTCAGTTGACAGCTTAGGTTGTCTTCTTGACTTGTTTGAATCAGCAGGAGGTGTTGGTGGACGAGATCTCTTGTCAAACTCGAGTTTCTTCTGTTGCAATCTTGGGCTTATGGAACCGggattttttgttgaatttgtgGGGTTATCCTTGACTAGCTGTGAAGACCTTGAGGAAGTTGAAGTCGCTCTCAAACTTCTATTATTATGTTTCTTATCAGAAGTCGCAACCTGATCTCTGCGACCATCTTTAATGGTCTGACCCTTTAGTGTTTTCGTGCCAACAGAATTCTTTCGGTGAGATGCACCTTCATTACTATGGGGTCTTTGAAGAGCAGGCAATCCCTCGATAGGAATGATGGACGAAGCAGGAATACCGCACTTCTGAACAAGTTTAGCAGGCTTCATAATAACAATCGGAGATTCAAATGCTTGGGGTGCAACACTTCCCTTTTGTTTAGAATTAATAGCTCTACCAGTATGAAAGTCGTTGGAGCTTGTCGTTCCAGCCCGCATCTCGGAACCATCATGGTCTCTCTTATTTCTTACATCCAAAGATTGTTCATCTTTTGTAGCCTCCAAAAGGCCCTTTGCTTGCATTGCTTCAAGTATCTGCTTTAGAGCTCTAAGGTCCTTTCCCGATTGTTTGAACTCGATATCTTTTAATCTCTTCTCAATTTCACCATAAACAGAAGGGGAAGTGCTCGATGTACTCGGTGTGGACTTCATTGGTTTTGAAGCATGCTTCGGAGAAGCTCGACCAGAGTCTAGATGCTTCCACGGTGCAGGTTCGATATAGATTTTCGAAGTAGAAACCGGTTTCATGACTGCATCAGCATTCTTCCATCTTGGAGAAGTCGACTCCTTTCTAGTACTCCTAGGCGATTTAGGAAGTCGGACTGGCCTGCATGCATCAGGGACTCTCAAGGGTGCTAACGAGGGACGCCTCTCTTCGGAGAATATTTTTATGTGCCCAAGCTGACTTTCATTAGATCGCTTACTAGCAGGCAACGAATCAAGACCCATGAGTTTGGCCACAACAATAGAGTGCCGTGACTGGTTAGTTAGCGGCTGCTGTGCACAAGTAACTCTTTCATTAGAACTATTGCTGCTTAATTTTGGGTCGATAAAGTATCCCCTCGCAGAGCTTTCTCTACTGTCTAAAGAAAGCCTCGGAAGATCTTTAATCTTGCGATTTATTTCTCTTCCGTCATAAGAGAATCTTGGTGCATCCTTTGGTCTCGAAAAGAAAGATTCTTCCTTTGACTCGTTTGATATTGTTGGGACTTCTTTTTCATTATAGTTACACTGTGCATCACGAAGTTTTGCAAGAACTCTCATGGACTCCTTGATGTCAGCTGCCATGTTATCACCTTTCCCAACGCCTAATGCGCCATCCACAGATTTGGACAGCTGCAGAGGTCTTGGGGAGTCGTAATGTTTTAAAGTGTGGCTTGACCCATCCTCTTTAACAGCCGTCTGGACTGATAGACCTCGAGAATCTCTGTACATTGAATCCTTGACTACATCCCGAATATCAACCGAGAGTCTTCCCATCTTGGGACTAGCACTGGTCTGGCTTATGACGGGATCCCTTGAAGGAGTCTCGGGAAAAATAATTCGATCCATTGAAGATGGCTCTGGTTGTCCTGTTCTGACACAATCAAGGgaagaaaatgatgatgaacgTGAAGAGGAGGAAAACGAGGCTCTTGATGATTCTGTGGACGCTCGTTTTTCATTTGCATTTTTGTTTGGATTCTTTTCCTGCAATAACAATAACTCCACTTCATCACTAGCACTAAAAATTCATTAAACCGATACAAAATGACGGTCATGCCTCATAATAAAACACAGTTAGCTAGTTTAAGATCTATTTGACTCCAAAATTCAACCTAATGAATCACATTTAACATTTTCATCGCACATTGTATTTTGTTGTAGTTGATAACAATGAATTTGGGCAATGGAAATCCGAAGAAGCTTCAAGTAGGGCAGAAACCTTTAATGTTACAAAATACAACCTGTCTTTGCTCAACAACTCTAATTCACAAGTGCACCAATCAAGTATACTATACATAATATACAAGAAAAACTGCACGAACATGGAACTAACgcaacaaattcaaaaaactgTTTGCAAGTTAAGATACAGTACCAGAGTTTCACGATTGTATGCACTACTGGATTCCGCGTCCAGGACTCCGTTGCTAAACTTGGAACTACCTACAGAACGGGGAATTGACTATTAGCATATGGAACAGCATTGAAGCATTTGGTTTCGGGGGAAGGGGTTCATAGTTTTTCACCCACCATAAATGACCACCTTTTGGCACCTCACTCAtggataaaaaaatgaaaacccaaaaaaaacaaCACAACAAAAACATTCCATTACTCCAACCTATGGGGGATTCGTGGGGTCGAGCcgtgttagtgataacaaagaggttatttcTGTCCGAAACTTCACAtgaataagaagtgcacataatACAATCACATTTTGAATTGATAATGATCAAACTACCATATAAACAGATGGAAGAAAACAAGGAATTATATGTAATTACAATCAAACTTCTATCATTGCTGAGATCCAAACATAAAGATCAATCTATCAAGGGATAATATGAGCACTAAAAAGTAAGCACTAGTACTGAAACAGTCACAAATATCAGTCGGCCGTTTGGTTGTTGGTATTAATGGGTGGAAACGAATGGCAATGAAAACATTATCGAATTTAGCTAGAAAAACTATTTGACAAGAATCATGATCATACTTGTCCTACTCTaatcattttcttcacaaaattcattcttaGCCATTACAACATCAATGAAAAATTACAAAGACAATCACATGTTTGAAGGTGAGAGATCCATTACCATAGGAATGACATATCACATTCTATGAAAACTAAAACGAAAACATACCCATTACCATCAAATTCCAATAACCAAACACCCCTAAAAGCTTTAGCATTTTACAcaattcaagaacatcaaagaGCAATACAATAACAGACTACCTGAGGGAGGAGGAAGTAGCCTTCTTTGGTTAGGGCGCCTCCCAGAAATGAGGTGTTGGCGTTCAAAGATTTGAAAAATACCAGTCATACATCCAATTTGCTTCTGCAAATCTGGATTATCATCTGCTAATGAATGCAACAGTTTTGCAGCCATCACAcccaaaatgattaaaaaaaaaaccctttgaTTATTATCAACCAAATAGAATACAAACACCCTCAACCTCGGATATACTTTTCCCTCTTTTTAAAGGTAATGTTTAAGCAATTTTGCTCAAAGTTCAGTAAAATCCAAATCCAACTTGCCCAATCTCAGTACTGCAATGTCAGAATCTAAGTGGGGAATATGTAACCAAACCCAGATTCTTCTGAGACACACCCAGATTCTTCTGAGACACACTTAAAAGAGATTTTTTTTCAGTAAAATACATACCCTAAATTTTCACCCACCAACCATATACTTTGTATTAAAACTCTGGCAAAAATCCCTTTATTATTTGTTCAATTACTGCAACATATAACACCATCCAAACCAGAGAATTGCTTGCATATAAAGGAATACCCTGAATGGAAAATCAGCACAATTTGAGTTGTTATCTTTGCTATCacttcaaaaacaaacaaattggaATATAGTAGGACCAGTAGTACTTCACCCACCAACCAAATTGTGAAAAtcaactaaatgcaggttcattTACTAAGTACCCAGAAATCAAGATTCAGTTTCTGGGCAATTTATCAAccctaaatattaaaattacagGAAAATTGAAGAAACCCAGATTAGCAAAATCAATAAACTTAAATGGGTTTCCAGAAAAACTCCCAATAATGTGTCAACGCAGTAAGTAGAGAAGCATTAAGATCCTATACACAAGAACAAATTTTTCCTagaaaaaaaagcaacttaaaGGAGAATATTTGCAGATCCAAGAAGAAATGTTTGGGGTTTGGTTGATTAAAacacaaagaaaaaataatgaCAACCCAGAGACAGAGAAGAGAGGAAGGAAAGTGGTACTGAAATGACAGAATTGAAGATGGGAATTGTTAAATCAGGGAATATGGAATACAGACTAATCTAATCTCTTTCTACCCATGTAGTCAGAGCAGGTGATTGGGtatgattaaaaaaatgaaatttggaAAATGGAAAACCTagaatattaaagattaaaggAAATTAATGAAAAGTAATGCATGGTTTTATCTGAAAAGAAGGAATCTGTGAAGATAAAGTGAAAGAGAAATGAATGGAAGGATGAGAATTGAGAAGAGATGATGAAGGATGAAGGTGAATGTCATCTCATCTCACTTCCATGTGAGATGATTATTTAGGTGGGGTCCAATATGTACCTGTATCTGCATGTGAAGTTGTCAGTTGGAGGAGAGTGAGAAACATCTCAATTCTCAATTACAACTTACAAGTTTTAGTAGGGACTTTGAGAAGAGTActtttctttgttgattttttaGGGCATGATAGAGAAGAAAGTCATGAGCAAGATCACCACTAGATTAAATTTTTGCCCAAGTAGAGCTTAAGTTAACCTAGAATAATTATGATTGGCTAATGATAGAGGACTTTTGCTCAACTTTTAAGATAGGATTTTGATTCTTTTAACACCtgtatgaatataattttctgTTACTCGTTTATTTGTACAGAATTTGGTATATtctagaacaaaaaaaaatttactctaATGCCAcctgatttttaattttgtgattAGTGACCATGAATGCTCGAGAAATTTCAAAGAAATGGAGTCAATAGAACTAGTAACACCGTCGATGTTTCTTCAAATTTGAGTTTAGCATGagacaaagaaaagaaaattgttattgtaattggctctgtgaaattgaaaaagaatagACGGAGTAAATATAACATTTGACTGGTTTGAGTGATATAGTGGACGAATTGAAAAGGAGACTCCTTTTAGGTGAAGTTTATCTTCAATTTGTCCATCATATTACTCAACCAATCAAACATGCTATAGTAGATCTTCTTTTTGTTGATTTCATTATGGCTTTCGCTCAAACGACTATACCTTTAATATTCTTTCCTTCCTTGTGTCTTTCTAAACCAAGCAATAAAAGAGGAAGTGACAATCAATATTACATAATACAAACAATatcacaatatatatacaaaaattctAATGGTTTAGTAATAGTTGATTAGtagtacaaaaaaaatatttcatctATCTAAAATAGGCATGCATATCAACATACCAAGTCGATCATCATACAATAGAGACAAATGGATAGTCATGTGCATGCATAGAAGCACTTTCAATTGTATTTAATGAAGACAATTCTTCCAAAGTTGCATGGAGATACAGtggtaatttgaaaaataaaatactccGAACTTTTTATACGCTACAATTTACACGGATCATCACCATTTGaatggtttattttaagttttacaaGAACCATTAAATTTACTTTGTTGGTTTAATATGAGACTCAAATTTTCGGGAGTAAAGTCTTtcttttgatttcaatttttggACATATCCTTCTAGTTTCTCACGACTTGAAAGATCccataattttacattttctcgaaaaatcagaaaattacaTCCACTCAAATCTTTTCATATTCACGGACTTAATCACGAATAAATTTATGGTCAACCATATGAAAAGATTAACTCACCACAACGACAAGTAACAAAGTTATTGTTCCATAATTATCAGAACCATGTTTAGATTTTAGGGCATACAACACGTTTTTAAGTCATTTAAACCTTgcttaattaacaaataaaaggCAAAGATGTTCAATGCCACAATATGTTCATTATCTCTCTCCATCCATGTTCATCAAATATCAGACAATTGTAATCTACATTAATTTGTCCCAAAACAAAACTCTTTTAATTTGGccatattttatcattttgaaCAAGTCTAAGAATAGTCTGAAATGTCACTATGATCATATTAAGAGCCACATATTGGAATAGTAGTAGGATGATTATCAGCATCATACTTAGAATATTGGAAATAAAacttaacaataaaaatttaccACAAATTATAgtgtgataagaattttaaaactGTAAACTGAATTCGCATTTTTAAAGTTA
This Amaranthus tricolor cultivar Red isolate AtriRed21 chromosome 13, ASM2621246v1, whole genome shotgun sequence DNA region includes the following protein-coding sequences:
- the LOC130798394 gene encoding protein LONGIFOLIA 1-like isoform X1, with translation MAAKLLHSLADDNPDLQKQIGCMTGIFQIFERQHLISGRRPNQRRLLPPPSGSSKFSNGVLDAESSSAYNRETLEKNPNKNANEKRASTESSRASFSSSSRSSSFSSLDCVRTGQPEPSSMDRIIFPETPSRDPVISQTSASPKMGRLSVDIRDVVKDSMYRDSRGLSVQTAVKEDGSSHTLKHYDSPRPLQLSKSVDGALGVGKGDNMAADIKESMRVLAKLRDAQCNYNEKEVPTISNESKEESFFSRPKDAPRFSYDGREINRKIKDLPRLSLDSRESSARGYFIDPKLSSNSSNERVTCAQQPLTNQSRHSIVVAKLMGLDSLPASKRSNESQLGHIKIFSEERRPSLAPLRVPDACRPVRLPKSPRSTRKESTSPRWKNADAVMKPVSTSKIYIEPAPWKHLDSGRASPKHASKPMKSTPSTSSTSPSVYGEIEKRLKDIEFKQSGKDLRALKQILEAMQAKGLLEATKDEQSLDVRNKRDHDGSEMRAGTTSSNDFHTGRAINSKQKGSVAPQAFESPIVIMKPAKLVQKCGIPASSIIPIEGLPALQRPHSNEGASHRKNSVGTKTLKGQTIKDGRRDQVATSDKKHNNRSLRATSTSSRSSQLVKDNPTNSTKNPGSISPRLQQKKLEFDKRSRPPTPPADSNKSRRQPKLSTEAGSPGGRRRSTKTSALQQHDDPSSGKCDDSRNLGCQEDYVSHSDVNMSLESRKCTEGLRQPAEVGISHIPSGNKHWVSKEDDVSLRLSEEHMVGDLAIAPEQPSPVSVLDSSAYMEGSPSPVEQSSHTLEVAKSDETEEDMWDSVEANSTEEKVLEFPSEISRKKLQSIDNLVQKLRRLNSTHDEAQTDYIASLCENTNPDHRYISEILLASGLLLRELSTGLTAFQLHPSGHPINPELFFVLEQTKASSLLAKGENDETSLSKSKPEKFHRKLIFDAVNEILAEKLALVGPPPEPWLKPVKLAKKTLNAQKLLRELCSEIELLQEKKHDLCSEEEDDGLKNILWEDVMRRSDSWTDFRTEISSTVLDVERSIFKDLVNEIIIGEAAGLRRKPNSRCRQLFSK
- the LOC130798394 gene encoding protein LONGIFOLIA 1-like isoform X2, with the translated sequence MAAKLLHSLADDNPDLQKQIGCMTGIFQIFERQHLISGRRPNQRRLLPPPSGSSKFSNGVLDAESSSAYNRETLEKNPNKNANEKRASTESSRASFSSSSRSSSFSSLDCVRTGQPEPSSMDRIIFPETPSRDPVISQTSASPKMGRLSVDIRDVVKDSMYRDSRGLSVQTAVKEDGSSHTLKHYDSPRPLQLSKSVDGALGVGKGDNMAADIKESMRVLAKLRDAQCNYNEKEVPTISNESKEESFFSRPKDAPRFSYDGREINRKIKDLPRLSLDSRESSARGYFIDPKLSSNSSNERVTCAQQPLTNQSRHSIVVAKLMGLDSLPASKRSNESQLGHIKIFSEERRPSLAPLRVPDACRPVRLPKSPRSTRKESTSPRWKNADAVMKPVSTSKIYIEPAPWKHLDSGRASPKHASKPMKSTPSTSSTSPSVYGEIEKRLKDIEFKQSGKDLRALKQILEAMQAKGLLEATKDEQSLDVRNKRDHDGSEMRAGTTSSNDFHTGRAINSKQKGSVAPQAFESPIVIMKPAKLVQKCGIPASSIIPIEGLPALQRPHSNEGASHRKNSVGTKTLKGQTIKDGRRDQVATSDKKHNNRSLRATSTSSRSSQLVKDNPTNSTKNPGSISPRLQQKKLEFDKRSRPPTPPADSNKSRRQPKLSTEAGSPGGRRRSTKTSALQQHDDPSSGKCDDSRNLGCQEDYVSHSDVNMSLESRKCTEGLRQPAEVGISHIPSGNKHWVSKEDDVSLRLSEEHMVGDLAIAPEQPSPVSVLDSSAYMEGSPSPVEQSSHTLEDETEEDMWDSVEANSTEEKVLEFPSEISRKKLQSIDNLVQKLRRLNSTHDEAQTDYIASLCENTNPDHRYISEILLASGLLLRELSTGLTAFQLHPSGHPINPELFFVLEQTKASSLLAKGENDETSLSKSKPEKFHRKLIFDAVNEILAEKLALVGPPPEPWLKPVKLAKKTLNAQKLLRELCSEIELLQEKKHDLCSEEEDDGLKNILWEDVMRRSDSWTDFRTEISSTVLDVERSIFKDLVNEIIIGEAAGLRRKPNSRCRQLFSK